From the Shewanella amazonensis SB2B genome, one window contains:
- a CDS encoding TonB-dependent receptor plug domain-containing protein, protein MLKNSMLAKSVRFALVAGATTAAFTAPTVYAADEGEKVERIEVTGSRIKRTDLETASPITMFSAEDIANSGVATLEDFVQNIPAINGGAEGSSVNNGSRGFATASLRGLGSGRTLVLINGRRFASGDLNSIPTAYVERIEVLRDGASTVYGSDAIAGVINFITKKDFEGIEFGAQYDIASEGDGEKTLLSVTTGTSSDRGNVVMSLQYTKREAIWQGDRDFSACPIFERGGEKVCGGSGTIPYGQFFYTGANSPAGGHVIDPSTGAIRKFDQAVDGYNYAVASYMVTPQEVFSINGAGRYEISDTLTGFMEGGFTNRQSDQLMAPEGTFWGPTMPASNPYNPTGEDLIVVRRLAETGGRGFTQDFSDYRMVFGLEGSLGDYYWDLSYNFARYVDSRLDLGRVNPTRAETLLDPDLCAKDSDCPGIWNPLAEGTLTPEMLAYAFVPNSPVVRGETRQLQGNISGSLFGLELPGGEVMFAAGFEKRWDEYQSVPDGAASIGQIYSVAGEPTSGDYSVNEAYAEFDMPVLEGLPFAESVRVTAAVRYSDFDFLDDGSTNTKFGLEWVPFDGLMLRSTLADGFRAPSVSELYAPQSETNLAYAEPCKNYATGTQNATVKANCAAEGLPGNFELSSNQSSTVVGGNPDLQPEESESFTAGFVYSHDIGFSASVDYFNIEITNGIGTAGTDNVVSACWNSANFSSPLCDLIKGPSLTGDAPHPTSPYRTALGPVAGILLTNANLSTFETSGYDFDLSYKTDIGEGQFSALLNGTYLEQYDYLPYEGADIVSAAGKVAADQWETTLAVFPRLRANLSLNYTMDNWSVSWQTRYQSEGEDYFASEDNLDNIADSIWYHDVQGTYFAMDNLSLTVGVRNLFDEEAPYISNNQDMNTIPVSYDTAGQYWYARVNVKF, encoded by the coding sequence ATGCTTAAGAACAGCATGCTGGCAAAATCTGTGCGTTTTGCCTTAGTAGCAGGTGCGACGACTGCAGCGTTTACCGCGCCAACTGTATATGCAGCTGACGAGGGCGAAAAAGTCGAGCGTATCGAAGTAACTGGCTCTCGTATCAAGCGTACTGACCTTGAAACTGCCAGCCCGATCACCATGTTTTCTGCTGAAGACATCGCGAACTCAGGTGTAGCTACCCTCGAAGACTTCGTACAAAACATTCCTGCCATCAACGGTGGCGCCGAAGGTTCTTCTGTAAACAACGGTAGCCGCGGCTTTGCGACTGCTTCTCTGCGTGGTCTGGGTTCAGGCCGTACTCTGGTTCTGATCAACGGTCGTCGTTTCGCTTCTGGCGATTTGAACTCTATTCCTACTGCTTACGTTGAGCGTATCGAAGTTCTGCGTGACGGTGCTTCCACCGTTTACGGTTCTGACGCTATCGCCGGTGTAATCAACTTCATCACCAAGAAAGATTTTGAAGGTATTGAGTTCGGTGCTCAGTACGATATCGCCAGTGAAGGCGACGGTGAGAAGACTCTGCTGTCTGTGACCACTGGTACTTCCAGCGATCGCGGCAACGTGGTTATGTCTCTGCAATACACCAAGCGTGAAGCGATTTGGCAGGGCGATCGTGATTTCTCTGCTTGCCCAATATTTGAACGTGGTGGTGAGAAAGTTTGTGGTGGTTCAGGTACCATCCCTTACGGTCAATTCTTCTATACTGGCGCTAACAGCCCAGCCGGCGGTCACGTAATTGACCCATCAACTGGTGCAATTCGTAAGTTTGACCAAGCGGTTGATGGTTACAACTATGCCGTTGCCAGCTACATGGTGACCCCTCAGGAAGTGTTCAGCATCAACGGTGCTGGCCGCTACGAAATCAGCGATACCCTGACCGGTTTCATGGAAGGTGGTTTCACCAACCGTCAGTCTGACCAGTTGATGGCACCAGAAGGTACCTTCTGGGGACCAACCATGCCAGCCTCAAACCCATACAACCCAACCGGTGAAGACCTGATTGTGGTGCGTCGTCTGGCAGAGACCGGCGGTCGTGGTTTTACTCAGGACTTCTCCGACTACCGCATGGTATTTGGTCTGGAAGGTTCTCTGGGCGATTACTACTGGGATCTGTCATACAACTTCGCACGTTATGTTGACTCACGCCTGGACTTGGGCCGTGTAAACCCGACTCGTGCCGAAACCCTGCTTGACCCGGATCTGTGTGCTAAAGATTCAGATTGCCCAGGTATCTGGAACCCACTGGCCGAAGGTACTCTGACGCCAGAAATGCTGGCTTACGCCTTCGTACCTAACTCGCCAGTGGTTCGCGGTGAGACCCGTCAGCTGCAGGGTAACATCTCCGGTAGCCTGTTCGGTCTGGAACTGCCAGGTGGTGAAGTCATGTTCGCTGCCGGTTTTGAGAAGCGTTGGGATGAATACCAGAGCGTACCAGATGGTGCGGCTTCTATCGGCCAGATCTACTCTGTAGCTGGTGAGCCAACTTCCGGTGACTACTCTGTAAACGAAGCTTACGCTGAATTCGATATGCCAGTCCTCGAAGGCCTGCCATTCGCCGAGTCTGTACGCGTAACTGCTGCCGTACGTTACTCTGACTTCGACTTCCTGGATGATGGTTCTACCAACACCAAGTTCGGTCTGGAGTGGGTACCATTCGACGGTCTGATGCTGCGTTCTACTCTGGCTGACGGTTTCCGTGCACCAAGCGTGAGCGAACTGTATGCTCCTCAGTCTGAAACCAACCTGGCCTACGCAGAGCCTTGTAAGAACTACGCTACCGGTACTCAGAACGCGACCGTTAAAGCCAACTGTGCTGCCGAAGGTCTGCCAGGAAACTTTGAACTGTCTTCTAACCAGTCTTCTACTGTAGTGGGTGGTAACCCAGATCTGCAGCCAGAAGAGTCTGAAAGCTTTACTGCCGGTTTCGTATACAGCCACGACATCGGTTTCAGCGCCAGTGTTGATTACTTCAACATCGAAATCACCAACGGTATCGGTACTGCCGGTACTGACAACGTGGTTAGCGCTTGCTGGAACTCAGCCAACTTCTCAAGCCCACTGTGTGACCTGATCAAAGGCCCAAGCTTGACTGGTGATGCTCCACACCCAACTTCTCCATACCGTACTGCGCTCGGTCCAGTTGCAGGTATCCTGCTGACCAACGCCAACCTGTCTACCTTCGAGACTTCAGGTTATGACTTTGACCTGTCTTACAAGACTGACATCGGTGAAGGCCAGTTCTCTGCACTGCTGAACGGTACTTACCTGGAGCAGTATGACTACCTGCCATACGAGGGTGCTGACATCGTTTCTGCCGCCGGTAAAGTGGCTGCTGACCAGTGGGAAACCACCCTGGCTGTGTTCCCAAGACTGCGTGCCAACCTGTCTTTGAACTACACCATGGATAACTGGTCTGTAAGCTGGCAGACCCGCTACCAGTCTGAAGGTGAAGACTACTTCGCCAGCGAAGACAACCTGGACAACATTGCTGATTCCATCTGGTATCACGATGTACAGGGTACTTACTTCGCTATGGACAACCTGTCTCTGACTGTGGGTGTGCGTAACCTGTTCGATGAAGAAGCTCCATACATCTCCAACAACCAGGATATGAACACCATCCCAGTGTCTTACGACACTGCCGGTCAGTACTGGTACGCTCGCGTAAATGTTAAGTTCTAA
- a CDS encoding tetratricopeptide repeat protein, protein MNTQQVFISGVQLFQAGNFAGASQCFSTVVQQIPHHLDAHFLLAQCRRKLNDPDGAEKILRWLLSVRRTPEYLIMLANINIAKQAWIEAETQLRDAIELKPSFDAWVNLGRLYFVLENWSQAKVALQRSLKLRPNDVGSLISLIECYRRLGEVEQAISELKLLVHNADLNLSQLHKIAFLLHSLDHSQEAFDLLRFRIPVEGFNEGLMGLLAKLVLQHESIDGAKEFITGMLSVPSIKRRALDLLFRLEWESGKDSAFIHYESVLKSTPSEDVLEDYLRKLIKCGRFEFAYQQLNGLNEGQPNNPVLKFLKAFIVCELGHFDEALTEINALIAQSPEDGQFIEQKVKTLLSMKRAEEAFELMQLRLKLPDVKQGTYALYASVLKLSGREQEYRRLYDFDKHINCIQIDLTSNNLHERLKQKLTGMHSGNREPFEQSLRGGSQTTGHLFESGDPDIAELKERLMKQLAELFSRVDFSSSAPLNSLNVGEFTITDSWSVLLKDTHFHANHFHNAGDLSACLYLDVSGVNSHPGEGWIKFGEAELGGWVQDCPDYCVKPDTGLLVVFPSYMWHGTTPFLSDKQRMTIAFDLRFLRD, encoded by the coding sequence ATGAATACGCAACAGGTGTTTATCTCTGGAGTGCAACTCTTTCAGGCTGGAAATTTCGCTGGGGCTAGCCAGTGTTTTTCAACGGTCGTGCAGCAGATCCCGCACCATTTGGATGCGCACTTCCTATTGGCGCAGTGTCGCCGAAAGCTGAACGACCCGGACGGGGCCGAAAAAATACTTCGCTGGTTATTATCGGTAAGAAGAACTCCCGAGTATCTGATAATGTTGGCGAATATAAACATTGCCAAACAGGCTTGGATAGAGGCTGAAACACAACTGCGCGATGCGATTGAGCTGAAACCTTCATTTGATGCCTGGGTGAATCTCGGTAGACTTTACTTCGTATTGGAAAACTGGTCGCAAGCAAAAGTTGCTTTGCAGCGATCCCTTAAACTTCGCCCGAATGATGTGGGCTCGCTCATTTCGCTGATAGAGTGCTATCGAAGATTGGGGGAGGTTGAACAAGCCATTTCCGAGTTGAAGCTCCTGGTTCATAATGCCGACCTTAATCTTAGCCAACTCCATAAAATCGCTTTTTTGCTGCATTCCTTGGATCACAGTCAAGAGGCATTCGATCTGCTGCGATTCAGAATTCCTGTTGAGGGATTTAATGAAGGTTTGATGGGACTGCTGGCTAAACTTGTGCTGCAACACGAAAGCATTGACGGCGCTAAAGAGTTTATCACCGGCATGCTGAGCGTCCCATCCATTAAGCGAAGAGCCCTTGATTTACTCTTTAGACTTGAATGGGAAAGCGGGAAGGATTCTGCCTTTATCCATTATGAATCAGTACTTAAAAGTACTCCTTCAGAAGATGTTCTTGAAGACTACCTAAGAAAGCTCATTAAATGTGGCCGCTTTGAGTTTGCCTATCAACAACTGAACGGTCTAAATGAAGGGCAACCCAATAACCCCGTCCTTAAATTTCTTAAAGCGTTTATTGTCTGCGAGCTGGGGCATTTTGATGAGGCCCTGACTGAAATTAATGCGCTTATCGCACAATCCCCGGAAGACGGACAATTCATTGAACAGAAGGTTAAGACACTGCTCTCAATGAAACGGGCTGAGGAGGCTTTTGAACTGATGCAGCTCCGGTTAAAGCTACCGGATGTTAAACAGGGGACGTATGCGCTCTATGCCAGCGTTTTGAAATTGAGTGGTAGGGAACAGGAATATAGACGACTTTACGATTTCGATAAGCATATCAACTGTATTCAGATTGATCTGACATCAAACAACCTGCATGAACGGCTCAAGCAAAAGCTCACAGGAATGCATAGTGGCAATCGAGAGCCCTTCGAACAATCTCTGCGTGGAGGAAGTCAGACCACTGGTCATTTGTTCGAAAGCGGTGACCCGGATATTGCAGAGCTCAAGGAAAGATTGATGAAGCAGTTGGCGGAGCTGTTCTCGCGTGTAGACTTCAGTTCATCTGCTCCGTTGAACTCGTTGAATGTGGGTGAATTCACTATCACTGACTCCTGGTCAGTCCTGCTCAAAGACACGCACTTTCACGCCAATCATTTTCATAATGCCGGTGATCTCAGTGCTTGCCTATATTTGGATGTGTCCGGGGTGAACAGCCATCCGGGCGAAGGATGGATAAAATTTGGGGAGGCGGAACTGGGAGGTTGGGTGCAGGATTGTCCCGACTACTGTGTTAAGCCTGACACCGGGCTTTTGGTCGTATTTCCCTCTTATATGTGGCACGGAACTACACCATTCCTGAGTGACAAACAGCGGATGACTATCGCCTTTGATCTGCGCTTTTTAAGAGACTGA
- a CDS encoding DUF3450 domain-containing protein — translation MSKVSNRTKIATALVGALALAGSNLVVADPLKEVQNADAQIHADAAASQKKVDSYFDQAQDMLFEYGSVADEREALKAYNDYLASLVADQEKTMKSIQDDINGVDKLRQGVVPLMFKMVESLEQFVALDLPFNTEVRKERVENLKNLLSTAEVTLAEKYRLILDAYSIEREYGTFVAVTTGKLNLDGKEVLVDFFNLGRVALYAQSLDQKTGWMYNSETKGWDKLEDSHLRELTKGIRIARKQGALDLFALPIPAAETAK, via the coding sequence ATGTCCAAGGTAAGCAATAGAACCAAAATCGCTACTGCACTCGTTGGCGCGTTGGCTCTGGCCGGCAGCAACCTGGTGGTTGCAGACCCTCTGAAAGAGGTTCAAAACGCCGACGCCCAGATCCACGCCGATGCTGCTGCATCTCAGAAGAAAGTAGACAGCTACTTTGATCAAGCTCAGGACATGCTGTTTGAATACGGCTCTGTCGCTGATGAGCGTGAGGCTCTGAAAGCCTACAATGACTATCTGGCGTCTCTGGTTGCAGACCAGGAAAAGACCATGAAGTCTATTCAAGATGACATCAACGGTGTTGATAAACTGCGTCAGGGCGTAGTGCCTTTGATGTTCAAGATGGTTGAGTCACTGGAGCAGTTTGTTGCTCTGGACCTGCCATTCAACACTGAAGTTCGTAAAGAGCGTGTTGAAAATCTGAAAAACCTGCTCAGCACTGCTGAAGTTACCTTGGCCGAAAAATACCGTCTGATCCTGGATGCTTACAGCATCGAGCGCGAGTACGGTACTTTCGTTGCAGTTACTACTGGTAAGCTGAACCTGGATGGTAAGGAAGTTCTGGTTGACTTCTTCAACCTCGGTCGTGTTGCTCTGTACGCTCAGAGCTTGGACCAGAAAACCGGTTGGATGTACAACTCAGAAACCAAAGGTTGGGACAAGCTGGAAGACAGCCACCTGCGTGAGCTGACCAAAGGCATCCGTATCGCCCGTAAACAAGGCGCTCTTGACCTCTTTGCGTTACCAATCCCAGCTGCGGAGACTGCAAAATAA
- a CDS encoding MotA/TolQ/ExbB proton channel family protein has translation MKKLISTAVVAASLSLTAGMVSAADAPKTIDQLLQQVKTERTAEGKVNAKREAEFKAERGDKASLLQREKSALAAEKQRGQDLNQAFIDNERKIAQLEEDLKTAQGDLGEMFGVVKGEAGDFAGKLVGSNVSAQYPKRDVFIADLGSRKQLPKIEELEKFWQEQLFEMAESGKVVKFEAAVTDIDGNVVNTTVHRIGSFNLTADGKYVVYNPELGLIQQLSAQPEGYQVAPIAKWEATTSGAAKLYIDPARGTLLNIFTQKASFQDRIEAGGVIGYIIIGLLALGLLIGLERLLTLFVIGSKVKSQAKNVANPGNNALGRILKVYQDNKDADVETLELKLDEAILKETPAIETRISIIKVLAAIAPMMGLLGTVTGMIATFQSIQLFGTGDPKLMAGGISMALVTTVQGLVAALPLMLVHAIVVARSKTIVQTLEEQSAGIIAEHAEKRAN, from the coding sequence ATGAAGAAGTTAATTTCTACCGCCGTTGTTGCGGCCAGTCTGTCACTCACTGCCGGTATGGTTAGTGCTGCTGACGCGCCAAAGACTATTGATCAACTGCTTCAGCAAGTTAAAACTGAGCGTACCGCTGAAGGTAAAGTAAATGCCAAGCGCGAAGCTGAGTTCAAAGCTGAGCGTGGTGACAAAGCTTCTCTGCTGCAACGTGAAAAATCTGCTCTGGCTGCCGAAAAGCAGCGTGGCCAAGACCTGAACCAGGCCTTCATCGACAACGAGCGTAAAATCGCTCAGCTCGAAGAAGACCTGAAAACCGCTCAGGGTGACCTGGGTGAAATGTTTGGTGTGGTTAAAGGTGAAGCCGGTGATTTCGCTGGTAAGCTGGTAGGCTCTAACGTATCTGCTCAGTACCCTAAGCGTGACGTGTTCATCGCTGATCTGGGTTCTCGCAAGCAGCTGCCAAAAATCGAAGAACTGGAAAAGTTCTGGCAAGAACAGCTGTTCGAAATGGCTGAGTCTGGCAAAGTGGTTAAGTTTGAAGCTGCTGTAACCGACATCGACGGTAACGTAGTTAACACCACTGTTCACCGTATCGGTTCTTTCAACCTGACTGCCGATGGCAAGTATGTGGTATACAACCCAGAACTGGGTCTGATCCAACAGCTGTCTGCTCAGCCAGAAGGTTACCAGGTTGCGCCAATCGCTAAGTGGGAAGCCACTACCAGCGGTGCCGCCAAACTGTACATCGACCCAGCTCGCGGTACTCTGCTGAACATCTTCACCCAGAAAGCATCTTTCCAAGATCGTATCGAAGCCGGTGGCGTGATTGGTTACATCATCATCGGTCTGCTGGCCTTGGGTCTGCTGATTGGTCTTGAGCGTCTGCTGACTCTGTTCGTGATTGGTTCTAAAGTTAAATCTCAGGCCAAGAACGTAGCTAACCCAGGCAACAACGCACTGGGCCGTATCCTGAAAGTGTATCAGGACAACAAAGATGCCGACGTTGAAACTCTGGAACTGAAACTGGATGAAGCCATCCTGAAAGAAACTCCAGCTATCGAGACTCGTATCTCTATCATCAAAGTACTGGCCGCTATCGCTCCTATGATGGGTCTGCTGGGTACCGTAACCGGTATGATTGCAACCTTCCAGAGCATCCAGCTGTTCGGTACTGGCGATCCAAAACTGATGGCCGGCGGTATTTCTATGGCACTGGTAACTACTGTTCAAGGTCTGGTTGCTGCTCTGCCTCTGATGCTGGTTCACGCTATCGTTGTGGCTCGCAGTAAGACCATCGTTCAAACTCTGGAAGAACAGAGTGCAGGTATCATTGCTGAACACGCTGAGAAGAGGGCTAACTAA
- a CDS encoding MotA/TolQ/ExbB proton channel family protein yields MMLFLMDVWDSVRGFMATGGDVLWLVAVVLFLMWVLMLERFWYLNWIAPKQHLAIIASWEAREETTSWYAHRIREAWVSQAKQDMNARMLMIKTLVALCPMIGLLGTVTGMITVFDVMAVQGTSNARMMAAGISQATMPTMAGMVAALSGVFFSTRLDAKMRISLERLKDSLPHH; encoded by the coding sequence ATGATGCTATTCCTGATGGATGTATGGGATTCCGTCAGGGGCTTCATGGCCACCGGAGGCGACGTCCTCTGGCTTGTAGCGGTAGTGTTGTTTCTCATGTGGGTGTTGATGTTGGAGCGCTTTTGGTACCTTAACTGGATAGCACCAAAGCAGCATCTGGCGATCATCGCCTCATGGGAAGCCAGGGAAGAAACCACTTCCTGGTATGCACACCGTATCCGTGAAGCTTGGGTATCCCAAGCGAAGCAAGATATGAACGCACGTATGCTGATGATCAAGACCCTTGTGGCACTTTGTCCCATGATCGGTTTGCTCGGTACCGTAACAGGTATGATCACAGTGTTCGATGTGATGGCAGTACAGGGCACCAGTAACGCTCGTATGATGGCGGCTGGTATTTCTCAGGCCACCATGCCAACGATGGCAGGGATGGTTGCGGCACTGTCCGGGGTATTCTTCAGTACCCGTCTGGATGCCAAGATGAGAATTAGCCTTGAGCGACTGAAAGACAGTCTGCCTCACCACTAA
- a CDS encoding ExbD/TolR family protein: MARKKHSSVDEEAQIDMTPMLDIVFIMLIFFIVTTSFVKPSGLDYNKPPAAQATKKPSANIFIGVSKTGVIMMENRQVDIERVTANVERMLAEAPEASVLIQADKEAQHGIVVKVLDQVKAAGIDKIAVSAGND; the protein is encoded by the coding sequence ATGGCTCGTAAAAAGCATTCCAGCGTAGACGAGGAAGCTCAAATCGACATGACCCCGATGCTCGACATCGTGTTCATCATGCTGATCTTCTTCATCGTAACTACTTCGTTCGTGAAGCCATCTGGTTTGGACTACAACAAGCCTCCGGCAGCACAAGCGACTAAAAAGCCTTCAGCAAACATCTTTATCGGTGTGAGCAAGACTGGCGTCATCATGATGGAAAACCGTCAGGTTGACATCGAGCGTGTGACTGCAAACGTTGAGCGTATGTTGGCAGAAGCACCAGAAGCCTCTGTTCTGATCCAGGCAGACAAAGAAGCCCAACACGGCATCGTTGTTAAAGTTCTGGACCAGGTGAAGGCTGCCGGTATAGACAAGATCGCAGTATCTGCGGGGAACGACTAA
- a CDS encoding energy transducer TonB, whose translation MLRALVSIIIGALVTFGLFWFMAALVGGGAQRADTSSETPVIEITMDRQDAKAQNKPRVVPKPPPPPEQPPKPDTTPPDTSSNIDTGLTFNMGGLESGGASTGLKLGNMMTRDGDATPIVRIEPQYPIAAARDGKEGWVQLRFTINEIGGVDDVEVIAAEPKRVFDKEAIRALKKWKYKPKVVDGQAQKQPGMTVQLDFKLDKGGK comes from the coding sequence ATGTTGAGAGCACTAGTATCTATCATTATTGGTGCTTTGGTGACATTTGGTTTGTTCTGGTTCATGGCTGCCTTGGTGGGGGGCGGTGCTCAACGCGCCGATACCTCCTCCGAAACCCCGGTGATTGAAATCACCATGGACAGGCAGGATGCGAAAGCGCAGAACAAACCAAGGGTGGTCCCAAAGCCGCCCCCACCACCAGAGCAACCGCCCAAGCCGGATACAACGCCACCAGACACATCGAGTAATATCGATACTGGCCTGACCTTTAACATGGGTGGGCTTGAGTCAGGCGGTGCCAGCACAGGGCTTAAATTGGGTAACATGATGACACGTGACGGTGATGCAACACCTATCGTGCGGATTGAACCCCAATACCCGATTGCTGCGGCTCGCGACGGTAAGGAAGGTTGGGTACAACTGCGCTTCACCATCAACGAGATTGGTGGTGTGGATGACGTAGAAGTTATCGCTGCAGAGCCCAAGCGCGTATTCGATAAAGAAGCGATTCGTGCACTGAAAAAGTGGAAGTACAAGCCTAAAGTTGTTGATGGCCAAGCCCAGAAGCAGCCCGGCATGACTGTACAACTGGACTTTAAACTGGATAAAGGAGGCAAATAA
- a CDS encoding tetratricopeptide repeat protein — MRQVKLASALLLSLTAGALVMPVAQAAEKCPMEKRQSRAVGETVGKKVQKSFEAYTNGQVDEAIAILLEANAKGDFDKAYVARMLGNFYAEKGKMDTAIKYMKQAVEADVLGGTDHAASMKLYADLLIQEKKWKEAIAVYYKWMDFACKTDDPVVYRRIGIAYSELKQWDKVLEVADQGLSHAKEPDKNLYQMKLTAYFEKKQYKNAVKVLETMVPLFQDDKRLWIQLAQFYLLTEDFPRSLQTYDLSYRNGFLKEDAGSLVRYSQLLASQGSPYRAATIMEKFMKAGVIESNAKHYEQLAGFFQNSKEIEKAAEYYGKAAEEKKDGKLFLKQGRMLALAEKYSAAVPALEKSLDAGIPNPGEAHFELALIHLQLKQYKSAYSRAKLAAQDKKTERSAKSYISYIQEKARINNVTL; from the coding sequence ATGCGTCAAGTTAAACTTGCCAGCGCTTTGCTGCTGTCCTTGACTGCCGGTGCCCTGGTCATGCCAGTGGCACAGGCCGCCGAAAAATGTCCGATGGAAAAGCGTCAGTCACGTGCGGTTGGCGAGACGGTAGGTAAGAAGGTCCAAAAGTCCTTTGAAGCTTACACCAATGGCCAAGTCGACGAGGCGATCGCCATTTTGCTTGAAGCCAATGCCAAAGGCGACTTCGACAAGGCGTATGTTGCCCGCATGCTGGGTAACTTCTATGCCGAGAAAGGCAAAATGGATACAGCCATCAAGTACATGAAACAGGCCGTTGAGGCTGATGTACTGGGCGGTACTGACCATGCGGCTTCCATGAAGTTGTACGCCGATCTGCTCATCCAGGAGAAGAAGTGGAAAGAGGCAATCGCCGTTTACTATAAGTGGATGGACTTTGCCTGTAAGACTGATGATCCTGTGGTTTATCGTCGTATCGGTATTGCCTACAGCGAACTCAAGCAGTGGGATAAGGTATTGGAAGTGGCAGACCAAGGTCTGTCGCACGCCAAGGAGCCGGACAAAAACCTGTACCAGATGAAGCTGACTGCTTACTTCGAGAAGAAGCAGTACAAGAACGCTGTCAAGGTACTGGAAACCATGGTTCCCCTGTTCCAGGACGACAAGCGTTTGTGGATCCAGCTGGCACAGTTCTACCTGCTGACCGAAGACTTCCCCCGCTCATTGCAGACTTATGACCTGAGTTACCGCAATGGCTTCCTGAAGGAAGATGCAGGCAGTTTGGTCCGCTACTCTCAGCTGTTGGCGAGCCAGGGCTCTCCTTATCGTGCCGCCACCATCATGGAGAAATTCATGAAGGCAGGTGTGATTGAGTCCAACGCCAAGCACTACGAGCAGCTCGCAGGCTTTTTCCAGAACTCCAAAGAGATCGAAAAAGCAGCTGAATACTACGGTAAAGCGGCAGAAGAAAAGAAAGACGGTAAGCTGTTCCTCAAGCAGGGACGCATGTTGGCACTGGCTGAGAAATATTCTGCAGCCGTTCCAGCTCTGGAGAAATCTCTGGATGCCGGCATTCCCAACCCAGGCGAAGCGCACTTTGAGCTGGCGTTGATTCATCTGCAACTGAAACAGTATAAGTCTGCTTACTCACGGGCTAAGCTGGCCGCTCAGGACAAGAAAACTGAGCGCAGTGCCAAGAGCTACATCTCTTATATTCAAGAGAAAGCACGCATCAACAACGTGACGCTCTAA
- a CDS encoding GGDEF domain-containing protein: protein MIYSFRNSGFRDPETGVYNQTYFMEVFNREWHRHIRDNQSLALLYLYPNIRETRKHPGLMELFSKELEKALLRSSDLIARMSNECFALGLFNIDIEGTAVVANRIEENIQGFIKGFDKDPSIQMNYKLAACICSPNRDKRIEKLFINTEAMAQTLTQERDKHSVVGNLQ from the coding sequence ATGATTTATTCATTTAGAAATTCCGGATTCAGGGATCCAGAAACGGGCGTTTACAATCAAACCTACTTTATGGAAGTCTTTAACCGGGAATGGCACAGACATATCCGCGACAATCAAAGTCTGGCCCTATTGTATCTATACCCCAACATTCGTGAAACAAGAAAACACCCAGGTCTGATGGAGCTGTTCAGCAAAGAATTGGAGAAGGCTTTACTGCGCTCAAGCGACTTAATTGCCCGTATGAGTAATGAATGTTTTGCCTTGGGGCTTTTCAATATCGATATAGAGGGCACGGCTGTAGTGGCAAACCGCATTGAAGAAAACATCCAGGGCTTTATTAAAGGGTTCGATAAAGACCCGAGTATCCAGATGAACTACAAGCTTGCCGCCTGCATCTGTTCGCCTAACAGGGATAAACGCATAGAAAAGCTATTTATCAATACCGAAGCCATGGCCCAAACCTTGACGCAGGAAAGAGACAAACACAGTGTCGTGGGAAACCTGCAATAA